Genomic window (Candidatus Methylomirabilis tolerans):
TATTCTACACTGGGCAGAAGAATGATAAATGACACGTGTCACTATGCATGCTACACTGAACTATGATTGAACGCTTCAGGCACAAGGGGCTGAAACGGCTGTTTCAACAGGGCGACGCCAAAGGCATCAGCCCGGAGTTGCTCGAGAAACTCGAAAACATCCTCTTTGTGTTGAGCCGCGCCAGGCGGCCAGAGGACATGAACCTGCCCGGCTTCGGGTTGCATCGTCTCAAAGGCGACTTCAAGGGTTTCTGGAGCGTGACTGTCCGGGCACACTCGCGTGTCATCTTCCGCTTCGAGGAAGGCGACGCGCACGATGTTGATTTGATCGACTACCACTAGCACATAGGAAGGAGAACGCGCCATGCGTAAGAGGAACCCACCGCATCCCGGTAGGATTGTTCGCCGGGAGTGTATCGAGCCGCTCGGCGTGACTGTCACCGAAGCCGCGGCACGCCTTGGTGTCAGGCGACAGACCCTGAACAACCTCGTGAACGAGAAGGCCGGCATTTCCCCGGAGATGGCCATCCGGCTGTCCAAGGCTTTCGGCAGCAGTCCAGAGGTATGGCTCGGCATGCAGATGGAATACGACCTTGCGCAGGCAGAGAAACGCGCCGGAACGATCAAGGTGAATAGAATTCTTGCTACTCATCCTGTCATGCGCTAAAGGAGGCAGGCCACTCTTGGTACAATCGAACTTGTCTCTGAACAGCGGCGGAAGGAGAAAGGCGTTCCCTTTGAAACCGTCAGGGCGGATCTGATCAAGCGCGGGCGCCTGCGTGGCCAGATACGCTCTCGATATCAAGGCGTCAGGGCGGAAGGAGCAGGAATACTTGTTTGGAGCTGTTCAGCCGAGAATAGCGTCTGATGCGATCGTGAAGTTGGGGAAGGCAAGGGCGACGATGGTCTGCTCTTTCGAGACGACCTGGTGCGTCTGATAGCCATCAGCGCGTGGATCTCTGAAGAGCTCGATCCGGTCCTCTGTCAAGT
Coding sequences:
- a CDS encoding type II toxin-antitoxin system RelE/ParE family toxin, yielding MIERFRHKGLKRLFQQGDAKGISPELLEKLENILFVLSRARRPEDMNLPGFGLHRLKGDFKGFWSVTVRAHSRVIFRFEEGDAHDVDLIDYH
- a CDS encoding HigA family addiction module antidote protein, whose protein sequence is MRKRNPPHPGRIVRRECIEPLGVTVTEAAARLGVRRQTLNNLVNEKAGISPEMAIRLSKAFGSSPEVWLGMQMEYDLAQAEKRAGTIKVNRILATHPVMR